The Lolium rigidum isolate FL_2022 chromosome 2, APGP_CSIRO_Lrig_0.1, whole genome shotgun sequence genomic interval TAATCAACTGATTTGAAGGTTTTATATGTCATGTTGTTCGATGAAATTTCTCAGCCAGAGAAGCTTTGATACTACATTATCACTGAGTTCAAAGATCTGACACTAGAACCTGTAGTCCTTGATTTTCTGGCTAAGTTTACATATATTGCCATCCAATATATGTCAGGATGTTAAGTGTTGTTTTTAAATTGTAGACACACAAAAGATGATCACGATATGATTTCTAAAAGTCATAATATTTGAACAGGTTAATTCATTCCCGGTTCTCCACCAACACTTTTCCCAGCTGGGACCGTGCACAGCCAATTCGTGTCTTTGACTCTTAGGCCACAATGGAGAGATCAGTACATTCAAAGGGAACAAGAATTGGTAATCTTGTGAAACCTTTTCCTCGGTTGTATATTCTTTATGCAATAATCTCCATATGCCTTTGcagttttgatttatgattcccaTTGCATATATATCAGGATGAAAGCTCGTGGGGCCTCTTGAAGTGTGAGAAGCGTGGCCTATCAGAGGAAGAAATGTAAAAAATTCTTTCAATTGTAGATGCCACCTCTTCAGATTCAGGTCTGCAGTGCAATATGCAGCATGGATTTTCACTTggcaaatgatttttttttgcctCATCATTTTGAGTTATTAAGTGAAAAGCATGTGAACTGCAGGCGCATTCGATGGTGTTCTTGAGCTCCTTATCCGAGGTCGATGAAGCCTGCCAGAAGCTGTAATGATGATGATTTCTGAGGCGTGGCAGAATGATGTAAACATGGAACCTGAGAAGAGAGCCCTCTACGAGTTGAGCCTTGGGATGGGCCTGCTCTAATATCTTGTAAGTTTCTTAACCCATttcctgatggattacttgagctAACTTCGGTTTCACCATTAGTTACTGATAGTCGTTACCTTGGAGCTACCCTCGACCGCATGGCATGAGGCCTGGTCGATTTTACGTGACCGACAGTGGACGTGTAGTCATGTGTTGTGAAGTTGGTGTTGTGGATATTCCTACTGAGGATGTACTGAGAAAGGGCAAACTTAACCCTGGAATGATGCTACTGGTTGACTTTGAGAATCATACAGTACTGGCTGATGAAGCACTTGAGGAACAGTACTCGAAAGCTCACCTGTTTGGTAGAAAGATTGTATATTACATACGATGTTATAGTGGAAGATCATTTTAGCATGTTCCTGAACCTACTAGAAAATCGTCAGATGATGCCCTGTGAACTTAAGTTGTGAAGTGGTGATATATATTGATGGTTCCATAAAGATAGCAGGCTTAAAATTCACCGTGTATTTGAAGAGCATCGTTTTAGGAAACAATAATCTTGTTAATTAAATTGATCACTGTAACTTTAGTTCACATTTTCTCGTAGCATTTAAATTCTTTTAATGGTCTCCACTGGATGCTAAGAGAAAGCTCACTGTTTGAATTCTTCACTGTAAAATTCATCTTCTGTTGGGCTACATCTGTTGTATATAGTATATATACTAAATGCATTTTTTGCAGTGGTTATTTGGAATTCTCATGCTGGTGTATCTGCCTATCTTGGATTCCTATCATGGTTATACTCTAATCATCTGAAGCACAATGGTTGGAGGAGTGAATATTAGGTGGTTGGAGATTTATTCCATAGTTTGGACCGCCAAATTTCAATGAAATCTAACCTTAGTGGACTCTATATTACTTTTTACAATGACTATCTGAGAGTATAATTAATCTACTGGAGTAGACAACAAAATTTTATATCTACATTTGATTAAAACTGGCAATCAATAAGAACAGAATACTACAATTGCTTAAGTCATTCCTTCAATATAGCATAATTGCATCATCCTAATGAAATGTGTAGAGGAGGGATACAAAGTACATATTTAGATACAACTGATAAACCACATTAGGCAATCCTAGGAGGAGGTTGTTAGGCAGAGCAAGGTGGCCGTTGTTGTACGCTTACAGGTTCTAGGCGAGCACATCAATACTTTTAGTTCAGAGGATGATGCTTTAATTGGTTGTAGTTGTTTGATTTTTTGAATTGATGTAGTATGTCATGCCACCCTATTCTATTTGGCAGTTGCGGTGCTTTTCATGTATGTGTAGTCCTGACTCAAGATAAATTTACAGAATTGCAGCCCATGTATGCCATGGTCTGAAACTGAAAGTATAAAAATTGCCATCACTCTGTCTAAGTGTTCCTTCCTTGCAAGATGATACTAGCATGTACTTCTGCTGACATCTTGTTTGTTTTCTTGATTTGTTGGTTCTTGTTCGGTTGTTAGGCTCTATAAATGTCATTCATGATCCAATTAAATTTATTTGAGCAGAAATTTTATTTGAAATGATGAGGCAGCCTAAATGCATCGAAAAAGCACAGTGGATCCACGAGGCTACGACAACATAGGTAAGATGTTGAAACACCCGCAGAAACAGACACATCTGCTTTGTATTGTCTACTTTTTGGTTCAGCTCTACAGTCGTTACAATTATTTGTTTATGTGTGTAAGGACTTTAATAATCGACATAGGTAAGATGTCGAAATACCTTCAGAAGCAGCTGCTTCCGCGTTGTCTATATTTTTCGTTCAGCTGTACACTCTCTCTATATATTTGTTTATTTGTGGAAGGACTTCAATAATCTATTTTATTGCACATGGTTGCAGgttatattgcatcatactctagACTGCGACTAAAGATATATTTTTTGTTCATGGCATGACATGCTGTGAGGTAATCCTCTCTCACTCATCCTCCCCATCCGCCGCTCGCTGCCAGTCACATCCTCACTGTCTCAACTCTCTTTGCACTAGCCAGGCCCTCCGTCAGCATGTGTATCTCGCATGAGCTTAACAGGTTTTGTCTTTTGTTACTACCTGATTCACACCAGAGCTGGAGTGGCTATGTGGCATCCAGAGCTTGTGATGCCATGATCTAAGTTAGGCACTTTCTGTAATCACGAGCTTGTTCATGGACAAGGAGGGCAGCAGTCACCAGTTTAGATGAACGTGCTTCTATTCAGAGATATTTAGTTATGTCTATAATTACTAAATGTCCAGGGAGTGGACACCTAGGAACAATGAACTTTTCATTTCCCATATTACTTGTGGTGTTGCCATCTCCATTGCGTTCTCAGTAAAAAATAGTACCGTCTAGGTGAATATGCACTGCTAACTGACATGCCTACAACTGTTGAGAAATGAACGTATTTGCTCCGTTTAATTTAATGGCATATTAAACTTGATGCTGCTTGTGGCCTGTGATGTTTGCTATCAACCGTAAATATTTATTTTAATGCAATGTCATTCTTCTGAATTATTTGAGAGCTGCAAATGATTTTTGTATCTCGCAAGACCGTTGAAAAGGTACCTTGTGTGTTTTAGGTACGATGGTGGCCAGATGGGGTTTGAGACAAGAGGAGAGGCTGGATGGAGCTCTGAGGACCTCCGGTTTGGCGGCGACATATGCCTATCATGGAGGAAGTGGTTACCATATCTTTTTGAAAGATGCTGCGGGCACAAAATAAGTTGTTGGTAAGCTTCCTTATTTCCGTGTTTCATCCTTCTCTAATTCTGACCACTCAAGTTCATgtgttttttcttatttgataCAAATTCTAAATCTTGGAACATTCTTAGAGATATCATTTCTACATGTATGAGTTTACAAGAATGCCTTGCAAACCAGTGCATGTGGACTTTCTTTCAAATTGCCTCTTGCTGTTTATTGCTACTGGTTTTGGTTCAAATAGAAAAGCTCTAGCTTAACactaatgtatatgagcagtttcACCAATCCTATTTATATTTATTGTCCTCATCCAATCCCTGCCTATACAAATTGTTGTGGCTGTGCAGCTAGGAACACAACGAAGAACCTACAGAGCTTTGCATTGAAAAATCTGTCATTTCTTCCCGCCTTGCATGCCACCAAACAATCATGACTATTGAGGAGAAATGGCTCCTTCTTGCCTCCAGGCTGAGTGAATAACTTGGAATTGGAATGTAGCCCAGTAGAACTTTAGCTTGTGACAAAATAAATTGGAACAATATTCAAGCCACAAGTGAGTTTGCATTTTTTATTGCTCAAAATATTTGTTTGTTAGCAGTATCCTGATCTCCAAAATATTGCTACTATTAGAAGTAAGATGTTTTCAGATCCTTGGTTCAAGGCTATCTAAATTTTCTACATGATTGTTAGAATTCAGAGTATTGATGCATTTCTTGATATGTCAATTGGTAAAAAAGGTTCTGATATACTAATATAGAATATTTATATTTGTATATACTTTAAGCAACTTCCCGTAGAAACAGTTGTTTAAAAAAAATGCAGGTTCACATGTTgaaacatggataggcattgtacCGTTGTAGAGATCCCCCACTTGGAATATCCAATCTATGGTCTCGGGCGGACGGCCATGGCGACGATGGTGCAGCGTTGGTGTTTGACGATGAGCCTACTAGGTGTGGTCTCTGAAGGCCGCCGAACGCGAACTTCGACGGTCCTTGCACCGGTGATGGAGCTGCAGGGGAGTGACCGGTCTCCGCTCGGTCTTCTAAAGAGAGTGGTGGAGCTCGATAAAGTGGGTGATCTCGAGAGAGTGAGGAGGCAGTCGGCTTTACATCATTCACATTCCTTTTCTACAAAGGGTTTCCACACAAAAAATGTTAGCCTTTTTCGCAGTACCTTGTCAGTGAAGGTTGCTTCGCAGCAGCAGTAGGGAAGGGGAGAAACTTGGGGCATCGGTGGGAGGTAGTGGAGGAGCAAATCCTCTCGCCACCGGCGGGGAGGCAGATAAGGGGCGGCCATAGGCACCGGTGACGGGGAGGCAATGGAAGGGATGGTCGACGCTGCTGGACAATGGAAAGAGAAGACAGTGGCAGAGGTTAGAGTGTGATGTGTCCGCTTCGTGctgtcattttcttttatttccatAATCCATAGTAGGGCATACACCTCTCCTTTATTTCTTCTCTACAGTGTGGCAATGAAGTGAGCTACTTCATCAATTTATACACTTCTCAGTATTGGCATTGAAATAAATGTCAGATTTGCTTTGGTCCAGCTAGCGTTGGGATTATATTAGGATTTTAAACATTATGCTTGCTTTCAAATTTAAAACCTTCTAATATATTTTCATGATTGTTTTAAATTGATTATTTTGAAAAATATCATCATTTTCTCAACAAATTGCGTCATGCAAACTCTGTAATGGCGTAAGTCAAATCTCATGTGTAGATGTTGTTAAACTTGATATTTTCTTCATATTTTTGAACATGTATTTACTTAGGTAACAGGATATTTATTCCGTAGGAATTTATTATTGTAAAAAACAACTCTACCTACTACTTAATACTACTATTTGTCAGATTCATATGACATATTTTAAGATAATATTTATTTCATAACATTAAAAACAATTACATAACTTAAATCTGAACAAATGTCGCTTGTTTGTGGATCATGCCATTGCATGCACACACTTACACCGTTAGGCCATATAACTTATTTAAGTAGCTAATTAAACCACACataggtaaatgataaaaagcAACTTGATTAAATACAAGTAGGATTCGAAAGACATGTGTTATTATATTTCTGAATATTAAAATGTTAATTAGAAAAGGAAGTATTTCTTTAGTTGTGACGGCCCAGAATGGAGGTGTGTGACTTACCGTGAAAGAGTAACAAGAATATCTAGAACTTGGAACCATACAAATGCACAACAATATTGTCTTGTTATTGCGTTCGGTATTATCATGTTGAATTAattatgtgcattgagaaatgaaatttgataaatccgtggcaacgcacgggcatttttactagtaATAGTAAAGATACAATATCTGTCCGAATCAGATGCACACACATATGTCACAATCCAAACAACTACACGATGTCCTGAATAATAACCAGCCTATCCCTCTCTAGCAGGTGAGGCCGGTCCCGGGGTCGACGCCGAACTGCTGGCAGAACTGCTTGTAGAAGCTGACGCGGTCGTTGACGGCGCTCGGGTTCTTGCCGTTGCACTCGAGCCCGCCGTTGATGGCCCTGATGGTTGCCCCGAAGCCCTGGCCGGAGACGATGATGTCGTGCACGCTGTTCATCCAGTACCAGAGCGCCGCCTGGAAGGCCACGACGGGGCTGCGCGCCACCGCGTCCGGGTCGTTGACACCGTCGAAGCCGATGCTCTGCCCCGCCGGCCCGTAGTTGTAGTTCCAGGAGATCTGCAGCGGGCCGCGGCCGTAGTAGCCCTTCCCGGCGGCGCAGGGGAACTCCGTGTTCGTCGGGTCGCAGTAGTCCTTGCTCGGCCCGTTGATCTCGTTGATGTAGCAGAACTCTGCAAATATACATACACTCGTCGTCAGGACCGCACGTAAAGCTGCTTGAGACCGGTGAGGAAACTATGCGCCTATGCCGCGACGAAGTGGGTGCTGGATATGTGGATAGCCACTTACTTATGGTCTCGTGGTTGACATGGGCGAAGAATGCGGCGATCTCGCGCTTggagtcgtcgtcggagccggtgCGGCCGAACGAGGGGTAGCCGCCGATCGCGGTGAGGAAGGCGTCGCGGGTGTAGAAGCCCTTGGCCTCGCAGTCGTCGGCTGCCTGCGCGACGAGCGCGCCGAAGAAGGCCGGCGTGACGATGCTGGGGACGGAGACGTTGTTGGTAGCCGGCACGATGCAGGGGCCGGAGCGGCAGCCTGTGCCGCAGTACTCGCTGGTGGTGCCGCAGAACCCGAACCGGCTGCAGCACTCGGTGGCCGCGCACCCGCAGTTCTGCGCGGCCGCCATGGTCGACGCCAGGACGAGGAGCGCGGCGCCGAGAGCGAGCGGCGCGAGCTTTGGCGCCATGGTTGGTGTAAATGAAGATGAGTGAGCGAGCTTGTTGGCTTTGTGGTTAGCTCGTCGTGATCGATGTGAAGTTTCCGTTGGTTCGGGCAGGTTTATGTAGAGTTGTCACTCAGGGTTCCAGGGGATACGTGGTAGGACagggatcaggtgacatgcatacAGCATGTCACGCTGCAACATGCACCTCCCTAGATGCCCTCCAATCTTCATCCAAAGGTCTAGAATAACCCAAGGCAAAAAAAAATCCCAGGAACTCAGATTGATTCAGATTCAACGTTTTGA includes:
- the LOC124687745 gene encoding chitinase 6-like, producing the protein MAPKLAPLALGAALLVLASTMAAAQNCGCAATECCSRFGFCGTTSEYCGTGCRSGPCIVPATNNVSVPSIVTPAFFGALVAQAADDCEAKGFYTRDAFLTAIGGYPSFGRTGSDDDSKREIAAFFAHVNHETIKFCYINEINGPSKDYCDPTNTEFPCAAGKGYYGRGPLQISWNYNYGPAGQSIGFDGVNDPDAVARSPVVAFQAALWYWMNSVHDIIVSGQGFGATIRAINGGLECNGKNPSAVNDRVSFYKQFCQQFGVDPGTGLTC